Within the Carassius auratus strain Wakin chromosome 18, ASM336829v1, whole genome shotgun sequence genome, the region GATCATTCGAGTGAGATTACATGtgacttttaattattaaaatatattagttATACAATATTCCTTATGATTTGCCATATGAGGCTTTTTTAAAACCATGCATGTAAAGCTAACCTACCGTGTAACTTTCAGAGGACCATTAGATGGCGCTCGCTATTCAACTAGCGATCACGTGGCATGCTTTGCAAGGGAAGTAACTAAGTAAGAGTACGCGTGTTATGAaaaggcggcaaggaagtcgacttTAAGTTAAAatcggccgcgtgccgccatcttgtagcagaacttcacttgtgtatgcatcccattgacctcccattcattttggcgtcactttgacagcgaataactttacatctgaagcgtttaaagactccatttgtccattatttatttctaaagatacacgacaatgtataaagggctccaataccttctatgttacattatggccccgtagaaacagtttttgtaaaaaataggctaacgattgcttcATAACCAcccgactctctgtcgcattaccgtacagacaggatgagaagctcgcaggcaattaacttaatatggcatactggtgttacattttaaaatactatacaaaataattaatcagaatacttactcctgctcactcacgccaaagaactccccgctcaagctcgccgtctctgcaagattaacgatggcagtttgcacgcacagctactagaagatttacatctgtcagacaggttgctgacgtcatcaagcttagatAAAGCTTAGTCTGCGCCTCAGAAATGGAAGTGCTTAAAATACAAATTCCAATGGGGTCGctttgtccatttcttttactgtctatggttgtgAAACGAAATGTGATTTTTGTTCTATTTCTTTGTAACGTTAGTTCATTTTCAGCCAATTCTGAATTAACATCCATGTGGAGGCAGCGCGAGGTGAACGTAACCACGAGTTCTTCTTCAAACAGGCTATCTGTGCCATCAGTGCaatcatcataattaaatttGCTTCTTGTATACTCATACTATTAGAATGGTCACCATTAGTAAAGCTAATTGAACTAGTTTCAATCCCTTTAGTAGGAAACTCTTGGTAGTTGCAATCGGTGTGGAGTGGTAAAAAAAAGGAGGGTAAGGTATGTCATTGGGGTCATCAGGTGGGAATCCTGCTTCATCAACCTTTCGTTGATTGAAGCCCACAACGTCTCCAGAAGGCTCAACGGTGTACCAAGCGTCCCAGATACACGCCACTCCATGCCATACCCTCTATATCCCTGATGGGCTCTGCATGGCAGGGGCGTCCTTCTCCCTGAGTCGACCCTAAGCCTGACCGCATACCATCTGTCTCTACCTTACTGCCCAGATGGGGTCCTTGCGCTTGATCCAGAGCCAGTTACTGCTTTTTTCAGCAGCACTTGATATGGACTTGATGGCCTATTGGAAAGAGCGACCCTTCACccctatttttttttcagcaaactgGTGGTAGATGTTGCAACAAATCCCCTGCATCCCACCTCCACTGGAAAGATGCTAGTCTTCCAGCCGTTCTGGGATACTTCAGCTGCCAGGTCGGAATATTTGTTCTTTTTCCTCTCATAAGCCTCTACAACCCCCTCTTCCCATGGAACTGTTAATTCGACAACATATACCAGCTTTATTGATGGAGACCCCATAGGACCATGTCTGGCCGGAGTGTTGTAGCTACTATTTCTGGGGAAAACACAAGCTTCTTATCAAGGTCCACTTCCAATTTCCAATCCTGCGCTGATAGCAGGAAGCTTGCATCTTTAAGTGTTATACAATGCTCTTGATGTTGGCCAGCTGGTACAAAATTTGTGAAGTTGACCTGTCCTGCCAATGTGTGTGGGAGGTTGTTTGTGGTGGTTCGTTTCTGTTCCAGTACTGATGCCAGCTCTCTAATACTTGGTTATGCCGCCAAGTATAGCACCCTTGGGTGAGACTTGTAGTGCACCCTGATAGAATGTGCCTTCGGGATGCAGGTACTTGACACAGGGAACCGGCGGGGTCTTCTCCATACAACTGTTTCAGATTTTGAGGGGAAGGTAGCAGGTCATATGTGGCTCTGATGACAAAACTCAGCCATGCTCCATCAATTTCTGAGACAGATGGGACAGGTGTTCCGCCGACATGAAATCTTTGGTCTGTGACTTGTCCTTTCATGATGGAGATGCTTCTGCACTTACTGGGCTTTAACTTCATCCTCGCCCATgttatattttgatgaaatttcTCCAGCAGTCTCTTGGTGCAGGGGAAAGTAGTCGTTCTCCTCCCACGACCCATTTTGAGGCTCTGATAATGATCTCCATTGCCATTGTGAAGGCTAATTTGGAGATGGTGCACCCCGCCATGATGCCTACCTCCAGCGGTTGCCAACTTGTGGTGAAGCCTGATGTTGTAAGGCAAAACTGTAGATCCTGGAAGTAGTGTTTCCCTAGATTTGTGATTATAGTCGGCACCTGGAGTGTATTCACAAGACTAAAGTTTGTTCGTTTGATAAAAGGTTGTTTGATAAATTCTTGTCAACATGCAGAGGGAGAGTctaaataaaatctgtaataaaaatctaatgaattgtgtttttctttttgtttatttttaatattagttgCCAGTGTCACTCAGTTTAAACATCACAGCCATGTAAAATTACTGATAAAGTGATATGGCAAATATATTTTATGAGATTGTtacaacatttttgtaaaaatacgAGGGTGTTAAAatatgaagtaaataaaaaaataataccgaacatattaaacatttcgattaaaaaaaaaaaatcatttagatttttttttttttttttttttttgcagaagtgAGTTTAAGCTGGGaacaaaatagtttaaaatgcaATCTTATGTTCGGTTTTTATTTACAaagaacataattaaaaataatttacattttaaaatttttatattttgtcctAACGTGTTTATCACATGAAAATCAAATAACGGGATAGGGGCATGAAATGTACTGCACCGTTATCCTGTCTGAGTATTTTAAGTGGAAAAACACTGCCTTCTAGTGGTGTGTTGACGGCATTGTAGGCACGTAACAGCTATTTTTAATGTCATACAACCTCATATTGTGGTTATTACATAACtggttctaaataaattatttacaatgaaaatatatgtacaaataaattaaacggGGGTAATGTTAAAAATGCAAAGAGGCAGTGCCAATGGCGCGTTATGAAGTCTCGCGAGACACAGACGAAGACGGGGCGAAATCAAGTCGCAGACGGAGGAAGGCAAGAAAAAGAGGGAGATCTTGACAAACTAAAAAAACCATTAAAATGTCAGGACGGTCCGTGCGAGCAGAGACACGCAGCCGCGCCAAAGATGATATCAAAAAAGTGATGGCGGCAATTGAAAGGGTCCGTCGGTGGTAAGTTGCTTGTTTAAAGAGGGAGACAAGTTTCTTTTCTTCCACGTTACAAAAATAAACTTCAGAGTGGCGGGGAAGATGACGTCATTCAGTAACATGATAGACAAGCAAGGCAACCAATGGGTTTCATTGTATACAGTTTATGGGCGTGTCAATGTGGATTTTAACAATCTGTTGGTGGTCTGTAATGGAGtgattttgttatttacatttctgCTTGGGAtgtctgaaatgtaaaaataaacagtttaatatattaatttgagtTAGTCTCTATTGTATTAAGCCTTATTATAACTATAAATACAAACTAGTATACATATATACtagtaatacatatattttatttatataaagatttatacactgtactttttatttcgttgtgtcaaaaaaaaagcacttttaaaTTGAATATCTATTGCTAACTACCACTGAGAATAGCAGAAATGAcaaaaagcctaaaaaaatactatattccgatttttttgggggggaaagtAACAATCTTAACAATTTTATTTCTTGTTCTTGTAATATAACCATTTTTGTGATGGAATATGTTTGTCCTCGTAGGGAAAAAAAGTGGGTTACAGTGGGAGATACATCATTACGGATTTTCAAATGGGTCCCGGTTACAGAAACTAAACAGGTGTGTATATCATGTCATCTCAAGCAGCTGGCCACTTCTCAGATGTCTTTCAAATGTCTTTTTGTCTTTCTTGCAGATATACAAGCCTAAAGTGTCAGGGACAGCAGTGAGGGAACTGAAGGGCTTTCCTACGGATGTAGTGTTAGAAAACGCCCGCTCTGTGCTACTGGATTTTCAGGGTAATAGAGGACTTAAGGTTATGTTTATGTCAAACATGAGGAAACTTGATATTTCCTCTGTAAACAATTCAGAaaattctctctccctctctctctgtatatatataaaatgcaacaCTGGTTTGTGTTAACATAACTGATATATTTCTTCAGGAGAtttcacacaaatattttttattcatccaCTTTCATAAACAGATGACAACAGTAACCAGAGTTTCCTATCAGATGCCTATCAGTCTAATACCAAAGTGGACAGCAGCAGCAACTCCAGTCCACAGCACGTGAGTGAGGCAGTGAGCCCTTCACACACACCCTACTTCCGTACAGAGGACTCCCAGCCGCCCACCCTGGGACAGGAGACCATGGATGCTGAGAGAGGTGAGACAGGCCGGTCGAAAAACATTCAGTAAAAAGATTATTTACCTAACTGACAAGGTAGATACGAAATGTTGGTCTTCAAAGCAAATGCAAGTTAGTATTATAATGCAAATAACATATAATGTGCTGATGGGGTATTATATTAAGCAGTAAAAACGGGTTTcaacattaattaatgttaataattaaattagaatgatttctgaaggatcatgtaagaCTGAAGACtcacaattcacaatttattatttttgatcaacAGATGCAGTGTTGGTgagcatttaatttaaaacattcaaaaacctTATTTATTCAAGTGctatcaaacgattaatcatgattaatcgcatccaaaataagtttttgttaacataatatgtgggtgtactatgtatatttattatgtatatatataaatacacacaaatacagtataattttgaaaatatttccatgtacagtacagaccaaaagtttggagacaccttctcattcaaagagttttctttattttcatgacttttaaaattgtagattcacactgaaggcatcaaaactatgaattaacacatgtggaattatatatggaattatatacataacaaaaaagtgtgaaacaactgaaaatctgtcatattgtaggttcttcaaagtagccaccttttgctttgattactgctttgcacactcttggcattctcttgatgagcttcaagaggtggtcacctgaaatggtcttccaacagtcctgaaggagttccccgagagatgcttagcacttgttggcccttttgctttccatctgcggtccagctcacccctaaaccatcttgattgggttcaggtctggtgactgtggaggccaggtcatctggcgcagtaccccatcactctccttcttggtcaaatagcccttgatgccttcagtgtgactcttcatagtcatgaaaataaagaaaactctttgaatgagaaggtgtgtccaaacttttggtctgtactgtatatatttatattaaacttgaaactatattcatataattgacattatatatatatatatatatatatatatatatatatatatatatatatatatatatatatatatatatatatatattttttttttttttttttaaatgcatacacttacatttttccttaaacatacacatgcatgtacacattaccaccagatcctcctatcaaccctactggcaaatggcatgtcaggaaccacacttcaatggtttgagtcttacctatcagataggtccttcaaagtatcttggagaggtgaggtgtccaagtctcaaaatctaactactggggtgcctcagggctcagttcttggaccacttctctgtctacatggcatcattaggttctgtcattcagaaacatggcttttcataccactgctatgctgatgacactcaactctacctctcattccatcctgatgatccgacggtagctattcgcatctcagcttgtctaacaggcATTtattcctggatgatggaccatcaccttcaactcaaccttgccaagacagaactgcttgtgattccagcaaacccatcgttctaTCACAATTTcgccatcaagttaggcacatcaacaataactccttcaaaaacagctagaagccttggagttatgattgatgatcagctgacacattgctaaaactgtccggtcctgtaGATTTGccttattcaacatcaagaagatcaagccctttctttcagaacatgctgcacaactccttgttcaagctcttgttctgtccaggctggactactgcaatgttctcttggcaggtcttccagccaattctatcaaacctttacaattaattcagaacgcggcagcaagataaatttttaatgagccaaaaagaatacgtcacacctctgtttatcaatttgcactggcttccaatagctgctcgcataaaattcaaggcattgatgtttgcctacaaaactaccactggctctgctcccatttacctaaatttgttacttcagacttatgtgccctctagaagcttgcgttctgcaagtgaacgttgcttgattgtgccattccaaagaagcacaaagtcacttttacggacttttaaattaaatgttcccttctggtggaatgacctccccaactcaatccgagcagctgagtccttagccatcttcaagaatcggtttaaaacacatctcttccatcttcatTTGACCATCTAACTTTAAAACtgactattctaattctattcttaaaaaaatctaactacctttctaatctttttgtattctattttcttttcattaattatgcaattgtatgtatgtgtgtgtatgtgtaaagacctctaactaacttgctctattcttttttttattctatctgttttttatttattatattattttaaatcccatgctacgtgtactgtgttaagctaactgagacttgttatagcacttatatatcattgctctttttgttgtttttgattgcttccactgttctcatctgtaagtcgctttggataaaagcgtctgctaaatgaataaatgtaaatgtaaatgtaaatatacacagtacacacatattatgtaaacaaactttttttttggatgcaattaatcacgattaattgtttgacagcactaaaatatacatataactataaaactgtattttacgattaagttttttttatctcCATTATTCTGAATAGTgattattactgtaataaatatttgttttactgtatCACAAACGACAATGACATATTTTATTAGCATAAGTGGCATAacatcatataattttttttacaataatgaaattctgaaattataattaagcctctcaggctcaaattaaatTTTAGTAACAAGTACTTtagtacataaaatatgtatctggagtaataaggtagTTAGTTTTTAACTATTGCAATTcagcaacgcctgccttgagagggttaaggGTATAATTGTATTGAAATGTCATAAAATAATGccataacaaaaaaaatctaaattttccattaaatgtaatatttaatttacaggtttttatattatgatttattgtATGCATGTTCTTGACATGTTTTGTTAGATTAACCCAAGCATGTAAGATAACAGTAATGATGGTGCATCCTTCATTTCACATGCATACATGTATTTGCTTGTTTTATCTATCATATTTAGAGACATCAACAACCAGCAGTGAGGTAACAGATGAGCCTCCGACCCTCATTAAAGAAGATATGTTGTCTCTCTCTACTCAGGTAACATCCAATAGTCTTCAAATAAATCAAGTTGTTTGAACCTAGTGCATTGTGGGAATTAAAatatatgttgtaaacattatGAAAACCTGATTATGCTTTTCAAAGCAACTTGGTCGAATGCATG harbors:
- the bcl7bb gene encoding B-cell CLL/lymphoma 7 protein family member B-B codes for the protein MSGRSVRAETRSRAKDDIKKVMAAIERVRRWEKKWVTVGDTSLRIFKWVPVTETKQIYKPKVSGTAVRELKGFPTDVVLENARSVLLDFQDDNSNQSFLSDAYQSNTKVDSSSNSSPQHVSEAVSPSHTPYFRTEDSQPPTLGQETMDAERETSTTSSEVTDEPPTLIKEDMLSLSTQEEEEVTGAPPLKRVCTEQNSTLS